A single genomic interval of Jatrophihabitans endophyticus harbors:
- a CDS encoding class I adenylate-forming enzyme family protein translates to MTDLPSSATGYDVVAGRTWIASFARLVGADPDGVAIEDESGNRLLRRRLALRAAGAAAQLRTRGVTVGDRIGVHLENTLDNAVLVLALGALGAVCTPVSPKFTRPEIERQVRACRLRLFVTDAAPDGELVSGDLGAPVVGIADVVDAVDTVDTVDTVDTVEAAEQRLAAFLRDADARTADEPATIICTSGSTSAPKPIVLSHGNLAFAVASSQAYYALSPLDAGLTVFPWCHSNGHVNQLLCWLALGVRICVADRFTASGFPGQLARFDPTVAPLNSTHVKMVLAKLPADVGRVPSRLRIVPTALDQAPELVERFTEVFGALLRKVYYQTELVAPVTVCDLVPTRTTVNDNPIGHVALSHEIRVVDIDGNDVRAGTPGEMLVRTRVRWGVASGRMDLDTGELVRNDPAAWWHTGDLAIADPDGFLYYAGRTSEMIKRAGHNVAIPEVVETLVAHPAVQEAAVIGVPDPVREEQIVAFVVGDVTEGELVAFCTERLARYKVPSVVVTVSALPRTDIGKLDTRSLRRRWNENDAVSR, encoded by the coding sequence ATGACCGATCTGCCGAGCAGCGCGACCGGATACGACGTCGTGGCGGGCCGGACGTGGATCGCCTCGTTCGCGCGATTGGTCGGGGCGGACCCGGACGGCGTCGCCATCGAGGACGAGAGCGGCAACCGCCTCCTCCGGCGTCGTCTCGCGCTGCGCGCGGCCGGCGCGGCGGCGCAGCTGCGGACGCGCGGAGTCACCGTCGGCGACCGCATCGGGGTCCACCTGGAGAACACCCTGGACAACGCCGTCCTGGTGCTCGCGCTCGGAGCGCTCGGTGCGGTGTGCACCCCGGTGAGCCCGAAGTTCACCCGTCCGGAGATCGAACGCCAGGTGCGGGCGTGCCGCCTCCGGCTGTTCGTCACCGACGCCGCACCCGACGGCGAGCTGGTGTCGGGTGATCTCGGGGCGCCCGTGGTCGGCATCGCCGACGTCGTCGACGCCGTCGACACCGTCGACACCGTCGACACCGTCGACACCGTCGAGGCGGCCGAGCAGCGGTTGGCGGCGTTCCTCCGAGATGCGGACGCGCGTACCGCGGACGAGCCCGCCACGATCATCTGCACGTCGGGCTCGACCTCGGCGCCCAAGCCGATCGTGCTCTCGCACGGCAATCTCGCCTTCGCCGTCGCGTCGTCCCAGGCCTACTACGCGCTGAGCCCGCTGGACGCCGGCCTCACCGTCTTCCCGTGGTGCCACTCGAACGGCCACGTCAACCAGCTGCTGTGCTGGCTCGCCCTCGGCGTCCGGATCTGCGTCGCCGACCGGTTCACCGCGAGCGGCTTCCCGGGTCAGCTCGCCCGCTTCGACCCCACCGTGGCGCCCCTGAACAGCACGCACGTCAAGATGGTGCTCGCCAAGCTGCCCGCGGACGTCGGTCGCGTTCCCTCGCGGCTGCGCATCGTGCCCACGGCGTTGGATCAGGCGCCGGAGCTGGTCGAGCGGTTCACCGAGGTCTTCGGTGCGCTGCTGCGCAAGGTCTACTACCAGACCGAACTGGTCGCGCCGGTGACGGTCTGCGACCTCGTGCCCACGCGGACGACCGTCAACGACAATCCGATCGGCCACGTCGCGCTGTCGCACGAGATCCGCGTCGTCGACATCGACGGGAACGACGTCCGAGCGGGGACGCCCGGGGAGATGCTCGTACGCACCCGGGTCCGCTGGGGTGTCGCGTCCGGGCGCATGGACCTCGACACGGGCGAGCTGGTCCGCAACGACCCCGCAGCCTGGTGGCACACGGGCGATCTCGCGATCGCGGACCCGGACGGCTTCCTCTACTACGCCGGCCGCACCAGCGAGATGATCAAGCGCGCCGGCCACAACGTGGCCATCCCGGAGGTCGTCGAGACGCTGGTCGCGCACCCGGCCGTCCAGGAGGCCGCCGTCATCGGCGTGCCCGACCCGGTCCGCGAGGAGCAGATCGTCGCGTTCGTGGTCGGGGACGTGACCGAGGGCGAGCTCGTCGCCTTCTGTACCGAGCGGCTCGCGCGGTACAAGGTGCCGTCGGTGGTGGTGACGGTGTCCGCGTTGCCCCGCACGGACATCGGCAAGCTCGACACGAGATCGCTGCGACGACGGTGGAACGAGAACGACGCGGTGAGTCGATGA
- a CDS encoding thiolase family protein — translation MSAAAAVTGIVDSPLGTVARSTIQTAVDVARAAVADAGLRLQDIDGLMSLGVLAAENGRDVHRHHVRLAEQLGLGPLRYTGTSKLGSGAVGETLREVSLLAGAGIVRHVLVVGADSLRTGLGRDNAQAAWMDFHDQELEGPYGHTAPSTWATHAQRYAHRVGWSADRLDEAMSHVAVSARKWAVRNPASSYEDELTIEQVRASRMVSDPLRIMHCSRAIDGGSAVVVSAVDAIDADRRDRAAYVVGTGTRYGYYYFAGPGDITESVHEFASASIEEAYAASGRGPSDIDVVYPYDGFAIMPLQILEAGRFAERGEAVHLYESGATSPGGSLPCNTHGGSLNHGLPAFPAVLFPTTEAVRQLRGDASGRQVPDAQNALVHAWSGVGRINASFVLSRTP, via the coding sequence ATGAGCGCCGCCGCCGCCGTCACGGGGATCGTCGACAGCCCGCTCGGCACCGTCGCCCGCAGCACGATCCAGACGGCCGTCGACGTCGCCCGCGCGGCGGTGGCCGATGCCGGCCTCCGGCTGCAGGACATCGACGGCCTGATGAGCCTCGGCGTGCTTGCGGCCGAGAACGGCCGCGACGTGCACCGGCACCACGTCCGGCTCGCCGAGCAGCTCGGCCTCGGACCGTTGCGTTACACCGGCACCAGCAAGCTGGGCAGCGGCGCGGTCGGCGAGACCCTGCGCGAGGTGAGCCTGCTGGCCGGCGCCGGAATAGTCCGCCACGTGCTCGTCGTCGGTGCCGACTCGTTGCGCACCGGGCTGGGACGTGACAACGCGCAGGCGGCCTGGATGGACTTCCACGACCAGGAGCTCGAGGGCCCCTACGGTCACACGGCACCGTCCACCTGGGCCACCCACGCCCAGCGCTACGCGCACCGGGTGGGGTGGAGCGCGGATCGGCTCGACGAGGCGATGTCGCACGTCGCGGTGTCGGCGCGCAAGTGGGCCGTGCGCAACCCGGCGAGCAGCTACGAGGACGAGCTGACGATCGAGCAGGTGCGCGCCTCGCGGATGGTGTCGGACCCGCTGCGGATTATGCACTGCTCCCGTGCCATCGACGGCGGCAGCGCCGTCGTGGTGTCCGCGGTCGACGCCATCGACGCCGACAGGCGCGACCGTGCCGCGTACGTCGTGGGCACGGGAACGCGCTACGGCTACTACTACTTCGCAGGCCCGGGCGACATCACCGAGTCGGTGCACGAGTTCGCCTCGGCGAGCATCGAGGAGGCCTACGCGGCCTCCGGTCGGGGGCCGTCGGACATCGACGTCGTGTACCCCTACGACGGGTTCGCCATCATGCCGTTGCAGATCCTCGAGGCCGGTCGCTTCGCCGAGCGCGGTGAGGCGGTGCACCTCTACGAGTCCGGGGCGACGTCACCGGGCGGGTCGCTGCCGTGCAACACGCACGGCGGGTCGTTGAACCACGGCCTGCCGGCGTTCCCCGCGGTGCTGTTCCCGACCACGGAGGCCGTGCGGCAGCTGCGGGGCGACGCGAGCGGCCGCCAGGTGCCCGACGCGCAGAACGCCCTCGTCCACGCGTGGTCGGGCGTCGGACGCATCAACGCCTCGTTCGTCCTGAGTCGCACACCGTGA
- a CDS encoding Zn-ribbon domain-containing OB-fold protein, with amino-acid sequence MNPIRFRTVTPTELGVEYWEQTATGVLPLRECRECGRSRQYLTAVCGNCESVEWRWVAASGRGTVYAASLNHYRMTDEFPDEYVVAMVDLEEGVRVMTNLVGPGAADARIGAPVHVVFESLDDGKKVPVFALD; translated from the coding sequence GTGAACCCGATCAGGTTCCGCACCGTGACGCCGACCGAACTCGGCGTCGAGTACTGGGAGCAGACCGCCACCGGCGTGCTGCCGCTGCGTGAGTGTCGTGAGTGCGGGCGCAGCCGGCAGTACCTCACCGCCGTCTGTGGGAACTGCGAGAGCGTCGAGTGGCGCTGGGTCGCCGCCTCGGGTCGCGGCACGGTCTACGCCGCCTCGCTCAACCACTACCGGATGACCGACGAGTTCCCGGACGAGTACGTCGTGGCGATGGTCGACCTCGAGGAGGGCGTACGGGTCATGACCAATCTCGTCGGGCCCGGGGCGGCCGACGCCCGGATCGGAGCACCGGTGCACGTCGTGTTCGAGTCGTTGGACGACGGCAAGAAGGTACCCGTCTTCGCTCTTGACTGA
- a CDS encoding alcohol dehydrogenase catalytic domain-containing protein gives MRALRWHGAKDVRLEDVAVDALGPDEVRVQVAYCGICGSDLAEYRQGPVAIQDRPHVLTGHRPPVTLGHEFAGTVTAVGERVRGVAVGDRVAADATLRCGVCLPCTSGRYNHCALGGSIGLACDGAMADSVRIPAYCAVPLPDEVPLAAGALLEPYAVALHALDRAAVPAGGRVLVSGFGPIGAAVAEVAHALGLRVLVSEPNAARRAAAERLGHRTIEAAGDARTAARAIRTATAGGADAVIECSGSRAGLEFALELTRRGADIVAVGLPKEPITLDAARLILFERGLLGALGYQNDLPRVAGMIAAGVLDPTRLVSRVVPLADAAAEFARLTAEPGADLKVLLQPEPA, from the coding sequence ATGCGGGCGCTGCGATGGCACGGTGCGAAGGACGTCCGGCTCGAGGACGTCGCGGTGGATGCGCTCGGCCCGGACGAGGTCCGTGTGCAGGTCGCGTACTGCGGCATCTGCGGCAGCGACCTCGCCGAGTACCGGCAGGGCCCCGTGGCGATCCAGGACCGCCCCCACGTGCTCACCGGCCACCGACCGCCGGTGACGCTCGGCCACGAGTTCGCCGGCACCGTCACCGCGGTCGGCGAGCGGGTCCGCGGCGTCGCGGTCGGCGACCGCGTCGCCGCCGACGCCACGCTGCGCTGCGGCGTGTGCCTGCCCTGCACCAGCGGGCGCTACAACCACTGCGCGCTCGGCGGGTCGATCGGGCTCGCCTGCGACGGCGCGATGGCCGACTCGGTGCGCATCCCCGCCTACTGCGCGGTGCCGCTGCCCGACGAGGTCCCGCTGGCCGCCGGCGCGTTGCTGGAGCCGTACGCGGTAGCGCTGCACGCCCTGGACCGCGCCGCGGTGCCGGCCGGCGGGCGCGTCCTCGTCTCGGGGTTCGGGCCGATCGGCGCGGCGGTCGCCGAGGTCGCCCACGCCCTGGGGCTGCGGGTGCTCGTCAGCGAGCCGAACGCGGCGCGCCGCGCCGCCGCCGAGCGGCTCGGTCACCGGACGATCGAGGCGGCCGGCGACGCGCGGACGGCCGCGCGTGCGATCCGGACCGCCACGGCCGGGGGCGCGGACGCGGTGATCGAGTGCAGCGGATCCCGGGCCGGCCTGGAGTTCGCGCTCGAACTCACCCGCCGCGGTGCCGACATCGTCGCGGTCGGCCTGCCCAAGGAGCCCATCACCCTCGACGCGGCGCGACTGATCCTCTTCGAACGGGGACTGCTCGGCGCGCTGGGCTACCAGAACGACCTGCCCCGAGTGGCCGGCATGATCGCCGCGGGCGTGCTCGACCCGACCCGACTGGTCAGCCGCGTCGTCCCGCTCGCCGACGCGGCGGCGGAGTTCGCGCGGCTCACCGCCGAGCCGGGCGCGGACCTCAAGGTGCTGCTGCAGCCGGAGCCGGCGTGA
- a CDS encoding crotonase/enoyl-CoA hydratase family protein: MSSVRTAVDGAVLTVTIDRPAARNAIDAATALALADAFATLDRRDDLRAAVLTGAGGNFSAGMDLKAFLRGESPVVDDRGFGGLCTRPPAKPLVAAVEGWALAGGCELALACDIVVAGRTARFGLPEVRRGLLATAGGTARLPRRVPLGAAMLLALTGEPVVADEAHRLGLVDRLADGGDALTTAQAIARTIAANAPLSVVAGKAAVLAAHDTTLAEALAAAAHDAEHIAASDDAREGATAFAEKRAPRWTGR; encoded by the coding sequence GTGAGCAGCGTGCGCACGGCGGTCGACGGCGCCGTGCTGACGGTGACGATCGACCGCCCGGCGGCGCGCAACGCGATCGACGCGGCGACCGCCCTCGCCCTCGCCGACGCCTTCGCCACGCTCGACCGGCGCGACGACCTGCGCGCGGCCGTGCTCACCGGCGCCGGGGGCAACTTCAGTGCGGGCATGGATCTCAAGGCCTTCCTGCGGGGGGAGTCCCCGGTCGTCGACGACCGTGGTTTCGGTGGGCTGTGCACCCGGCCGCCGGCGAAACCGCTCGTCGCCGCCGTCGAGGGCTGGGCGCTGGCCGGCGGCTGCGAGCTCGCCCTGGCCTGCGACATCGTGGTGGCGGGGCGCACGGCGCGCTTCGGGCTGCCCGAGGTCCGCCGCGGCCTGCTGGCCACCGCCGGCGGCACCGCACGGCTGCCGCGCCGCGTGCCGCTCGGCGCCGCCATGCTGCTGGCGCTGACCGGCGAACCCGTCGTCGCCGACGAGGCCCACCGGCTCGGTCTCGTCGACCGCCTGGCCGACGGCGGCGACGCGCTGACGACGGCACAGGCGATCGCGCGGACGATCGCGGCGAACGCGCCGCTGTCGGTCGTCGCCGGCAAGGCCGCCGTGCTGGCGGCCCACGACACCACGCTGGCCGAGGCGTTGGCCGCCGCGGCGCACGACGCCGAGCACATCGCGGCGTCCGACGACGCCCGCGAGGGCGCCACCGCCTTCGCCGAGAAGCGCGCGCCCCGATGGACCGGCCGATGA
- a CDS encoding dihydrolipoamide acetyltransferase family protein → MHIVRLPRLGQTMEQGIVTAWHVAQGAAFAEGDVLYEVETDKNATEVEAKQDGVLVRIVAPGGGAEIAVGTVLAVVAERDESPTDAEIDALLAGADEPAADSASPAPSPAAEPTPLPEPTPLPEPAPPVPPAAARKPPARATARRRAALAVPAARRLARELEVDLAAVAGSGENGVVRVVDVARAAVSTAARSVARGAGDPEPIVAPPAAPRLAAGTGAAESAAVASRIPVQGMARAMAESMARSWAVPQFTQQIRLDATALAARLRRLRYEGVPVSYNDLIVAATAAAAVEVPAVNASFTGAEIVRYAEVNVSIAVATDRGLFVPVVRRADSLSVADIAATSRQLAERAKQGRLGTADLSGGTITVSNLGAFGVDSGMPLLNAPQCALVFVGSLADRPAVVDGQLVVRAQLDVAVAYDHRVVDGMTAAGFTRALRTRLEAGG, encoded by the coding sequence GTGCACATCGTCCGGCTTCCCCGGCTCGGCCAGACCATGGAACAGGGCATCGTGACGGCCTGGCACGTCGCGCAGGGGGCGGCGTTCGCCGAGGGGGACGTGCTCTACGAGGTCGAGACCGACAAGAACGCCACCGAGGTCGAGGCCAAGCAGGACGGCGTCCTCGTCCGGATCGTCGCGCCCGGCGGCGGGGCCGAGATCGCCGTCGGCACCGTCCTGGCCGTCGTCGCCGAGCGCGACGAGTCGCCGACGGACGCCGAGATCGACGCGCTGCTCGCCGGCGCCGACGAGCCCGCGGCCGACAGCGCGTCCCCTGCCCCGAGCCCGGCGGCCGAGCCGACCCCGCTACCCGAGCCGACCCCGCTACCCGAGCCGGCCCCGCCCGTCCCACCCGCCGCTGCGCGCAAACCGCCCGCCCGCGCCACCGCTCGCCGCCGCGCGGCGCTCGCCGTCCCCGCGGCCCGCCGGCTCGCGCGGGAGCTCGAGGTCGACCTGGCCGCGGTCGCGGGGTCGGGCGAGAACGGTGTCGTCCGTGTCGTGGACGTCGCCCGCGCCGCCGTCTCGACCGCAGCCCGCAGCGTCGCCCGGGGCGCGGGCGACCCGGAGCCGATCGTCGCCCCGCCGGCCGCGCCCCGCCTCGCGGCCGGGACCGGGGCCGCGGAGTCGGCGGCGGTGGCGTCGCGGATCCCGGTGCAGGGCATGGCCCGGGCGATGGCCGAGTCGATGGCTCGCTCGTGGGCCGTCCCGCAGTTCACCCAGCAGATCCGCCTCGACGCCACCGCGCTGGCGGCGCGGCTGCGGCGGCTGCGCTACGAGGGCGTGCCGGTCAGCTACAACGACCTGATCGTCGCGGCCACGGCTGCCGCCGCCGTCGAGGTGCCGGCGGTCAACGCCTCGTTCACCGGGGCCGAGATCGTCCGCTACGCCGAGGTCAACGTGTCGATCGCCGTGGCGACCGACCGCGGCCTGTTCGTCCCGGTCGTCCGGCGTGCCGACTCCCTGTCCGTTGCCGACATCGCCGCCACCAGCAGGCAGCTCGCGGAGCGGGCGAAGCAGGGACGGCTCGGCACGGCCGACCTGTCCGGCGGGACGATCACCGTCTCCAACCTCGGCGCCTTCGGCGTCGACAGCGGCATGCCACTGCTCAACGCCCCGCAGTGCGCGCTCGTGTTCGTCGGCTCGCTGGCCGACCGTCCCGCCGTCGTCGACGGGCAGCTGGTCGTCCGCGCCCAGCTCGACGTGGCCGTCGCCTACGACCACCGGGTCGTCGACGGCATGACCGCGGCCGGCTTCACCCGCGCCCTGCGCACCCGCCTGGAGGCCGGCGGCTGA
- a CDS encoding thiamine pyrophosphate-dependent dehydrogenase E1 component subunit alpha, with protein sequence MPTDDTALEIYRVMHLARSWETRLLRMLDDGLVSGFYHAGRGHEALEVAGTLPLRPDDYLLYDHRGCAHMIAKGMSLVELFGDFLANDKGSTRGLGAGIVHIADPAHGVLGQSGTLGGGHVLAAGAALSARIRRTDQVVVNFFGDGAANRGTFHEAANAAGAWKLPVVYVVQNNGWAISTPQHRVTAVESFAERAAGYGMTGVRVDGMDPWAVHDAMTEAVERARGGGGPTLLEGTVARQRGHYEGDPMKYLSAEEIAVIRATDPVAAMRERLLADGTADATGLDTLERESLAEVERAAEEALTGTLPGRERLTEGVYA encoded by the coding sequence ATGCCGACCGACGACACCGCACTCGAGATCTATCGGGTCATGCACCTGGCTCGGAGCTGGGAGACGCGCCTGCTGCGCATGCTCGACGACGGCCTGGTGTCGGGCTTCTACCACGCCGGCCGCGGCCACGAGGCGCTCGAGGTGGCGGGCACGCTGCCGCTGCGCCCCGACGACTACCTGCTCTACGACCACCGCGGCTGCGCCCACATGATCGCCAAGGGCATGAGCCTGGTCGAGCTGTTCGGCGACTTCCTGGCCAACGACAAGGGTTCGACCCGGGGCCTCGGCGCCGGCATCGTCCACATCGCCGACCCCGCGCACGGCGTGCTCGGGCAGTCGGGCACGCTCGGCGGCGGCCACGTGCTCGCCGCGGGCGCGGCGCTGTCGGCGCGCATCCGTCGGACCGACCAGGTCGTCGTCAACTTCTTCGGCGACGGTGCGGCGAACCGGGGCACGTTCCACGAGGCGGCGAACGCCGCCGGGGCCTGGAAGCTGCCGGTCGTCTACGTGGTGCAGAACAACGGGTGGGCGATCTCCACGCCGCAGCACCGCGTCACGGCGGTCGAGTCGTTCGCCGAGCGGGCCGCCGGGTACGGCATGACGGGTGTGCGCGTCGACGGCATGGACCCGTGGGCGGTGCACGACGCCATGACCGAGGCGGTGGAGCGTGCCCGGGGCGGGGGCGGCCCGACCCTGCTCGAGGGCACGGTCGCCCGGCAGCGCGGCCACTACGAGGGCGACCCGATGAAGTACCTCAGCGCCGAGGAGATCGCGGTGATCCGTGCCACCGATCCCGTCGCGGCGATGCGTGAGCGTCTGCTGGCCGACGGCACGGCCGACGCCACCGGGCTCGACACGCTGGAGCGCGAGAGCCTGGCCGAGGTCGAGCGTGCGGCCGAGGAGGCGCTGACCGGCACGCTGCCGGGGCGCGAGCGGCTGACCGAGGGGGTGTACGCATGA